In the genome of Lysobacter sp. 5GHs7-4, the window GGCCAACAGGCCGAGGAAATTCAAACCGCCGGCGCAGTCGCGGCAATAGCCCGAGCCGGAAACCGCGCCCAGCAGCAGTAAGGGCAGCCATAACCACCACTGCACCTCGCCGCCCTCGGCCTCGCGCTGTTCGCATCGGCGGCACAGCGCCATAGAGGCCCCGCTTAGACTTTATAACCGGTATGAATCGCGACGATGCCGGCCGACAGGTTCTTGTAATCGCAGCGCGCGAACCCCGCCTCGCCCATCATCCGCTTCAGCTCGTCCTGCGGCGGGTGCTTGCGAATGCTTTCGGCCAGGTACTGATAGCTGTCGCTGTCGTTGGCGAACAGCTTGCCCAGCTTGGGCAGGATGTTGAAGGAGTGGAAGTCGTAGATCGGCTTGAACCAGTCGGCCTTCACTTCCGAGAACTCCAGCACCCGCGCCTGGCCGCCCACCTTCAGCACGCGATGCATCTCGCGCAGCGCGGCGTCCTTGTCGGTGACGTTGCGCAGGCCGAAGGCGATGGTGACCAGGTCGAAGCTGGCGTCCGGGAACGGCAGCTTCTCGGCATTCATCTGCACGTACTCGAAGCCGCCGACCTTGCCCTGGTCGGTCATGCGGTCGCGGCCCACGCGCAGCATGTCGCCGTTGATGTCGCCCAGCACGATGCTGCCGTTGACGCCGACGCGGTCGCGCAGCAGCAGGGCGATGTCGCCGGTGCCGCCGGCCAGGTCGAGCACGCGGTCGCCGCGCTTAACCTGCGCGGTGGCGACGAAATAGCGCTTCCAGACCCGGTGCACGCCCAGGCTCATCAGGTCGTTCATCAGGTCGTACTTGCCGGCGACCGAGGAGAACACCTCGCCGACCAGCTTCTGCTTGTCGCCCGTGGGCACGTCGCGGAAACCGAAATGGGTGGTGCCGGGCTTTTGGGTCTGTTCGCTCATGGCGGCATTATCGCACGGCCGTCCGCGGCGCCCGCGTACCGGCATGGCATGATCCGGCCATGTCCGCCTCCCCTGCCCTGCGCTGGCTGATCAAGCCCTACGCCGAACTCGAACGCGACCAGCTCTACGAACTGCTGCGCCTGCGCGCGCAGGTGTTCGTGATCGAGCAGAACTGCGTCTACCTGGACCCCGACGGCAAGGACCGCCATCCCGAGGCCCTGCACGTGCTCGGCTATGCCGACAACGGCGAGCTGGCCGCCTACCTGCGCATCCTGCCGGCCGGGCTCAGCTATCCGCAGGTCAGCTTTGGACGCGTGCTGACCGCGCCGGCCTTCCGCGGCCGCGGCCTGGGCGACGCCATGGTCGAGGCCGCGCTGGCCGCGATCCAGGCGCACTGGCCGGGCGCCGACATCCAGATCGGCGCGCAGGCCCATCTGCAGGGCTACTACGGCAAGCACGGCTTCGTACCTTCGTCCGAGCCCTACGTCGAGGACGGCATCCCGCACGTGGATCTCATCAGGCGCGCGGGCGCCTGACCGCAGCCGCGGGCGCGCGCGACGGCGGTTCGCTGAGCAGCAGCACCGCGGCGCCGGCCAACAACAGCAGATCCTTGAGCAGGAACTGGCCGGTACCGCCGACGTACGGGAAACCGTAGCCGGGCTCCCAGCCGGGCGTGGTGAACAGGAAGGTGTTGGTGAGCACATAGGTGCCGATCGCCAGCCACAGGCCCCAGCGCGCCAGCGCCGGCCGCCACGGCCACAGCGCGATCGACGCCGCGGTCGCCAGCTCGATAACGCCGATCACGTTCGACGCGCCCTGTTCGCCGAAGGGCCCGTACAGCCAGGCGAACAATGGACTGGGCCGCATCAGCCCGGCCACGCCCTGCGCCTCGACCAGGGTGAACTTCATCAGTCCGATCCACACCAGCACCAGCAGCTGGCCCGCCCACAGCAGGTACAGCGCGCGCCGCCGGCCGTGCGGGCAGCCGCGTTCGCGCGCGTACAGCCCCAGCGCCAGGCCGGCGATGCCCAGGTGCTTGAGCAGGGTCTGACCGCTGCCGATCACCGGGAAACCGCCGTAGGGCGGGTCGTGGATCCAGGCCGCGGCGCCGAACAGCAGCGCCAGCCCCGCGCCCCAGAACAGCATCGCCGCCAGCGCCGCGCCCTTGCGCCACGCGCCGCGCGGCGCCAACAGCAATGCCAAGCCGATGCCCGACTCCAGCACCGCCAGCGCCAGGCTCAGCGCCGGGGCGGTCTCGGCCGGCGGCAGCCAGGCATAGCGCGCGAAGGTCCGTTCCAGCGCGGCGATCTCGAACGGAAACAGCCGCATCAGCCCGAACCACAGGCTGAGCAGGCCAAGCAGGCGGGCCGACAGCTCCCAGACGCGGGACAGGGCGGGACGTTCCTCGGGGTAGTGCATGCGGATCTCCAAACGGCGCTATCGGCTTTCGACCCTGACTAGAGGCCGCGCAGGGGCGATCGGATGCGCGACCCGGCGCAATCGTCGGGGGCGATGGCGTTCCCGCCCTGTTCGTGGCGCTTCGGACGTACGAATCCGCCGTCTCGGACGACCTCGCACGCCGTCGCGGCCACGCTGGCACCTCCTGAATCCAACGGAGGTACGGCATGTCGCGTGCAAAGGTGTGGTTGCGGTGGGGAGCGGCGCTGACGTTCGGCCTGTCCTGCGTGGCGGTGGCGGCGTATGCCTTCACCTTCTTCCATTACCGCGACGCCTCGATGGGCAATCCCTTCGATGCCCGCTTCGTCGTCTCCGGCTGGGACGTACCCGGCCATCTGTTCGGCGCCGGCCTGGCCCTGCTGCTGGCGCCACTGCAACTGCTGACCGGCGCGCGCCGGCGCTGGCCGCGCCTGCACCGCCTGGGCGGCGGGCTGTACGCGGGCGGCATCCTGATCGGCGGCCTCTCGGCGCTGTCGCTGGCCACCCACGCGCAAGGCGGCTGGGCCAGCGGCAGCGGCTTCGTGCTGCTGGCGCTGGCGTGGATGGGCGTCACCGCCCACGGCATCCGTTACGCGGTGATCGGCGACTACGAGCGCCATCGGCGCTGGATGTGCCGCAGCGTCGCCTTGACCGCCTCGGCGGTGACCCTGCGCCTGATGCTGGGCGTGGGTGCGGCCGCCATGCATTGGCCATTCCTGACCGTCTACATCACCGCCGCCTGGGCCTGCTGGACCTTCAATCTGGCGGTGTGCGAACTGTTGCTGCGCTGGCCGCAGATACGCGCGCGTTTCGCGGCCGGGCGCCGGCTAGCCGCCCTGCCCCGCTGAAGCCGCCGCGTGCTGCTGGCGATAGGCGCTGGGCGTCTGGCCTAGCTGGCGCTTGAAGGCGGCGTTGAAGGTCGATTTGGAGGTGTAGCCGCAGGCGTAGGCGATGTCGAGGATGGTGCGCGCGTCGCCGCCATCGGCCAGGCAGGCGCGCGCGGCTTCGACGCGCTGGCGATTGATGTAATCCCAAAACGAACCCTCGAAGCGGCGGTTGATCACCGCCGACACCAGGTACTCGGGGTAGCCGCTGCGCTTGGCCAGTTGGCCGATGGTCAGCGCCGGTTCGCGGTACAGCTGCTCGCGCGCCATCAGTTGCGCCAGGCGCGCCTCCACCGCCGGGAAGCGCGGATCGTCCGCGGCCGGCGCCTCCGTCGGCGCGGCCTCGTCGCCGGCGGCCGCGGGTTCGGCCGCCACCGCGACCTGATGCAGGCTCAGATAACCGATCACGAACACCCAGGCCACCACCGCGCCGTAGATCAACGGATAGTCGATCCCCGGGATGCGCGTCAGCCACTGCATCACCGCGATGCACCAGATCACGATCTGCGACACCGCCATCGCGTCGATCCAGTGCAGCGACATGCGGTCGGCGTCCGAGCGCCGCTGCCGCAGCCGGCGGCGATACGCGCGCACCTGCAGCAGGCCGGCCAGCACATAGCTCAGGCTGTAGCCGAACAGCAGCAGATCCAGCCACGGCCGTCCCGGCCACTCGCCGCCGCGGCGCAGGTAATCCAGAAAGGCGCGGTCCTGCGCCGCGTCCTGCAGGAACAGGCCGATGTTGGCCACCAGCCCGATCGCGAAACCGCTCAGGTGCAGCAGATCGCGCCAACGCGGCGCGCGCGCCTGCGTCAGCGTGCGCACGTAGAGATAGAACAGGCTGCCGTAGAAAAACGGGAACAGCCCGACCAGGCGAAAGGTCTTGATCCATTCCGGCGTCGGGCCGTGGAACCACACCGCCTTGACCGCCAGGTCGACGCCGATCGTCGCCACCCACGCGGCCAGCACGCGGTTGGCCTGCACGTTCACCGGCCTTCGCCACAACGCCAGCGCCAGCAACAGGGCCTGGCCCGCACCGATCGCGAATACGATGCTCCAGAAGATCATGCGGCGCGGATCGTCGGCGTGGCGGCGGGGCCACGATTATGCCCGCCTCTCGACCGCGTCGGGCGCACAGGCCAGACTGCGCCTCTGTCTTCCGGAGTTGCCCATGCTCGCCACCCCCGATTACCGCGCCCTGCTCGCCACCGCCGTCGCCGAAGCCCGCCAGGGATTGGCCGAAGGCGGCATCCCGATCGGCGCGGCGCTGTACCACAACGACGGCCGCCTGCTCGGCTGCGGCCACAACCGCCGCGTGCAGGAAGGCGACCCGTCCGTGCACGGCGAAACCGACGCCTTCCGCAAGGCCGGCCGCCAACGCCGCTACCGCGACACCATCATGGTCACCACGCTGGCGCCGTGCTGGTACTGCAGCGGCCTGGTGCGCCAGTTCAACATCGGCACCGTGGTGGTCGGCGAATCGGTGACGTTCCAGGGCGGCATTCAATGGCTGCGCGAGAGCGGCGTCAACGTGATCGATCTCAACGACGGCGAATGCATCGAGATGCTCGGCGGCTACATCGCACAGCACCCCGAGATCTGGAACGAAGACATCGGCGAAGACTGAACGCGACGCGATCTGCTCGGTGCACGCTGATTGGTGCGCGCTGACACGCACCGTCATCCGGCGGTGTTACCCTGCCGATGCAGGGGTGATCAATGGATTGGTGCGTCCATCCATGCAGCGGTACACAAGGAGATCGAATGAACGCAATGCGTAAGCGGGCGCTGCTGTCCTGCGCCCTGGCCGTCACGGGTATGTTCGCCGCGCCGGCCTGGGCCGGCAGCGTGCAGTGCGACAACGACCGCGCCGCGGGGCAATACCCCTGCGACAACATGGGCGGCCTCAACTACGTCTACCGCAGCGGCCAAAGCGGCGACTGGAACGGCGACGATCGTCTGAACTCCACCAGCAGCGGCTGGTACGGCTGGTTCTTCCCCGGCGTCGAGCGCAGCTACAGCTTCTACGCCTGGCTCAACAACGGCGCCTTCACCGACGCCTACGCGCGCTACGGTGTGATCGACACCAGCAACGCCTACCGCCAGACCGCCGTCATCAACCAGAACACCGCGCCGGGCGGCTGGAACTACGCGGGTTACGGCTATGGCTACCTGTTCACCGTCACCCCCAGCGGCAACGGCCGCAACGGCGCCGACATCGTGCAGCTGTACTACTCCGGCAGCCTGGCCGCGGCCGATACCGCCCCGCGCATCGCCGAGGCCGATCGCGACGTCGGCGGTCGCTGCCCTTCCGTCACGCCGGCCGATCCGCGCATCGCCGCGTTGCAGCAGCGCATGCTCGACGCCGGCGACGCCTACCGCGACGTCGCCGGCTCGGTGGACCTGCGCTTCAGCAACAACGGCCAGGACGAAGCCATCGACTTCGAAGTGTCGCGCACGCAGCGCAGCAGCTTCGTGCGCATCGCCCGCGGCCACGACCATGTCGAAGAACACGCCACCCGCGACGGCACCAGCCTGAGTCTGTACCCGCAAGCCAAGGCGTATCGGACGACTTCGCTCGCGGAGCTGCCCGCGCCCAGCGGTCCGCGCGTGTATCGCAACGCGCGCTGCGAGCCGGTGTTCGTGCACCGCAGCGACAGCGCCGGCGCGGTCGGCGCCGACAACGTGATCTCGCCGCAGAACTACGCCTTCTGGCTGTCCACCGAGGACGTGCGCATCGCCGGCCGCCAGCGCCTGCTCGGCCGCGCCGCCACCGTGGTGGCCGGCAAGCACGGCGACTACCTGGGCCACAAGCTGGGCGCGGACAGCTTCCGCATGTGGGTGGACGACAAGACCGGTGCCCTGCTCAGGCTGGTCGGTCGCGACCGCAACGGCGCGGTCGCCTACGCCATCGAGGTGCGCGACCTGCGCTTCGACACCGGCCTGCCGCTGAAACCGGCACTGACCGCGCCGCAGGGCTGGTCGCGCTTGCCGCAGCAGCGCTGATCCATCCGCAGCGCGCGGGCTCCGGCCCGCGCGCTGCAACGGCTAGACCGGCTTGAGCACCATCAGCCAGAAAATCGCGATCACGCTCAGGAACGCGGGCCAGCCCAACCAGAACCACCAGCGCATCGCCCGGTGATAGGCCGGCGGCAACGGCGCGTTCGTGCGAGCGGCCTCCATCGCCAGATCGCGCGCGCGCAACTGCAGCCACAGCACCGGCAACCAGCACGCGCCGATCACGAAGAACAGCAGCAACGCGGTCTTGACCCAGAACAGGTCGAACGGCAGGCCCAGCTGACGCACCAACCACAGGCCGCTGAAGAACTGCACCAGCACCGCCGGCGCCGTGAAACAGGCATCGGCGATCACCACCGTGCGCGCGGTTTCGGCGATCACGCGCGCATCGCCACGCCGATGCGCGAGCCAGAAGAAGAACGCGATGCCCAGACCGGTGCCGAACAGCAGGGTTGAGGACAGGATGTGCAGCCACTTCACCCACAGATAGGCCATGCTCATCTACGCTCCGCCAAGACCCA includes:
- the ubiE gene encoding bifunctional demethylmenaquinone methyltransferase/2-methoxy-6-polyprenyl-1,4-benzoquinol methylase UbiE, with protein sequence MSEQTQKPGTTHFGFRDVPTGDKQKLVGEVFSSVAGKYDLMNDLMSLGVHRVWKRYFVATAQVKRGDRVLDLAGGTGDIALLLRDRVGVNGSIVLGDINGDMLRVGRDRMTDQGKVGGFEYVQMNAEKLPFPDASFDLVTIAFGLRNVTDKDAALREMHRVLKVGGQARVLEFSEVKADWFKPIYDFHSFNILPKLGKLFANDSDSYQYLAESIRKHPPQDELKRMMGEAGFARCDYKNLSAGIVAIHTGYKV
- a CDS encoding GNAT family N-acetyltransferase, translating into MSASPALRWLIKPYAELERDQLYELLRLRAQVFVIEQNCVYLDPDGKDRHPEALHVLGYADNGELAAYLRILPAGLSYPQVSFGRVLTAPAFRGRGLGDAMVEAALAAIQAHWPGADIQIGAQAHLQGYYGKHGFVPSSEPYVEDGIPHVDLIRRAGA
- a CDS encoding DUF417 family protein, giving the protein MHYPEERPALSRVWELSARLLGLLSLWFGLMRLFPFEIAALERTFARYAWLPPAETAPALSLALAVLESGIGLALLLAPRGAWRKGAALAAMLFWGAGLALLFGAAAWIHDPPYGGFPVIGSGQTLLKHLGIAGLALGLYARERGCPHGRRRALYLLWAGQLLVLVWIGLMKFTLVEAQGVAGLMRPSPLFAWLYGPFGEQGASNVIGVIELATAASIALWPWRPALARWGLWLAIGTYVLTNTFLFTTPGWEPGYGFPYVGGTGQFLLKDLLLLAGAAVLLLSEPPSRAPAAAVRRPRA
- a CDS encoding DUF2306 domain-containing protein, whose protein sequence is MSRAKVWLRWGAALTFGLSCVAVAAYAFTFFHYRDASMGNPFDARFVVSGWDVPGHLFGAGLALLLAPLQLLTGARRRWPRLHRLGGGLYAGGILIGGLSALSLATHAQGGWASGSGFVLLALAWMGVTAHGIRYAVIGDYERHRRWMCRSVALTASAVTLRLMLGVGAAAMHWPFLTVYITAAWACWTFNLAVCELLLRWPQIRARFAAGRRLAALPR
- a CDS encoding AraC family transcriptional regulator, producing the protein MIFWSIVFAIGAGQALLLALALWRRPVNVQANRVLAAWVATIGVDLAVKAVWFHGPTPEWIKTFRLVGLFPFFYGSLFYLYVRTLTQARAPRWRDLLHLSGFAIGLVANIGLFLQDAAQDRAFLDYLRRGGEWPGRPWLDLLLFGYSLSYVLAGLLQVRAYRRRLRQRRSDADRMSLHWIDAMAVSQIVIWCIAVMQWLTRIPGIDYPLIYGAVVAWVFVIGYLSLHQVAVAAEPAAAGDEAAPTEAPAADDPRFPAVEARLAQLMAREQLYREPALTIGQLAKRSGYPEYLVSAVINRRFEGSFWDYINRQRVEAARACLADGGDARTILDIAYACGYTSKSTFNAAFKRQLGQTPSAYRQQHAAASAGQGG
- a CDS encoding nucleoside deaminase produces the protein MLATPDYRALLATAVAEARQGLAEGGIPIGAALYHNDGRLLGCGHNRRVQEGDPSVHGETDAFRKAGRQRRYRDTIMVTTLAPCWYCSGLVRQFNIGTVVVGESVTFQGGIQWLRESGVNVIDLNDGECIEMLGGYIAQHPEIWNEDIGED
- a CDS encoding DUF2269 domain-containing protein produces the protein MSMAYLWVKWLHILSSTLLFGTGLGIAFFFWLAHRRGDARVIAETARTVVIADACFTAPAVLVQFFSGLWLVRQLGLPFDLFWVKTALLLFFVIGACWLPVLWLQLRARDLAMEAARTNAPLPPAYHRAMRWWFWLGWPAFLSVIAIFWLMVLKPV